Proteins found in one Mycobacteriales bacterium genomic segment:
- a CDS encoding STAS domain-containing protein, which produces MSVDIDLDQDRRVALLIVRGDITSANAPAVSGAIAGLVSRDGYDVVVDLSESGTILAGGVRALRRGCAMAHEHHRDLRVACPPSSAIRPALVLAHLDEEMPVYDSRDDALLPSQRVV; this is translated from the coding sequence GTGAGCGTCGACATCGACCTCGACCAGGACCGCAGGGTCGCTCTGCTCATCGTGCGCGGCGACATCACGTCCGCGAACGCGCCCGCCGTCAGCGGCGCCATCGCCGGCCTCGTCTCCCGCGACGGCTACGACGTCGTGGTCGACCTCAGCGAGAGCGGCACGATCCTCGCCGGCGGTGTGCGCGCGCTCCGCCGCGGCTGCGCCATGGCGCACGAGCATCACCGCGACCTCCGCGTCGCCTGCCCGCCGTCGTCGGCGATCCGGCCCGCGCTCGTGCTCGCGCACCTCGACGAGGAGATGCCCGTCTACGACTCCCGCGACGACGCGCTCCTGCCCTCGCAGCGGGTCGTCTAG
- a CDS encoding EAL domain-containing protein gives MSLLSSVEKLRNDRALIEALIERPEQLGPDFQPVRSLADDTLVGYKATGRGQAGTELNSTLALLESAQGLGLVERLDWAFRCLAFDVFVERGVDVELWITPEPETYRSACPPRLATSWGRGRRTVRVAAEVPAHAFEDPASLRPGVEEFRGWGWRVVADDVADVPGAVGLLDQVRPDVVKLDLDKPGRHPSMLGDTVRAMLEHAQRRGIEVVALGVDTEARRATARELGATLGRGRLLGMPGPLPA, from the coding sequence ATGTCACTGCTGTCCTCCGTCGAGAAGCTCCGCAACGACCGCGCCCTCATCGAGGCGCTCATCGAGCGCCCCGAGCAGCTCGGCCCCGACTTCCAGCCGGTCCGCTCGCTCGCCGACGACACCCTCGTCGGCTACAAGGCGACCGGCCGCGGCCAGGCCGGCACCGAGCTGAACAGCACGCTCGCGCTGCTCGAGTCGGCCCAGGGCCTCGGGCTCGTGGAACGGCTCGACTGGGCGTTCCGCTGCCTCGCGTTCGACGTGTTCGTCGAGCGCGGCGTCGACGTCGAGCTGTGGATCACGCCCGAGCCGGAGACGTACCGCTCCGCCTGCCCGCCGCGGCTCGCCACCTCCTGGGGGCGCGGCCGGCGCACCGTGCGGGTCGCCGCCGAGGTGCCGGCGCACGCGTTCGAGGACCCGGCGTCGTTGCGTCCAGGTGTCGAGGAGTTCCGCGGCTGGGGCTGGCGGGTCGTCGCCGACGACGTCGCCGACGTGCCCGGCGCCGTCGGCCTGCTCGACCAGGTCCGCCCCGACGTCGTCAAGCTCGACCTCGACAAGCCCGGCCGGCACCCCTCGATGCTCGGCGACACCGTGCGCGCCATGCTCGAGCACGCGCAGCGCCGCGGCATCGAGGTCGTCGCGCTCGGCGTCGACACCGAGGCCCGCCGCGCCACCGCCCGCGAGCTCGGCGCCACCCTCGGCCGCGGCCGCCTGCTCGGCATGCCGGGGCCGCTGCCCGCGTAG
- a CDS encoding FAD-dependent oxidoreductase, with translation MERADLVVAGGGAMGSATAWWAARAGRSVVLLERHEGHHVHGSSHGRSRIFRLAYADPVFVALAREAFGLWRALEEESGTALLDVTGGVDHGDLRLVADVASALGGADVPFSVLSPAEAARRWPGLRCEGDVVVQPDAGRLDADAAVTTLHAEAARHGADVRFSTTVLGVRETAYGAVVSTDAGEVEARAVVVAAGAWLPGLLRDLPRDVTRDLPPFRVTQEQPVYLPSDEAWPSFVHHRSGGQVLMYGLGAPGEGVKVGEHGSGRVVDPAARLPVDPDAVARVEAYAAEWLPGATPVATRADSCLYTTTPDESFVLRRTGPVTICSPCSGHGFKFVPAIGKHTFGLVSG, from the coding sequence GTGGAACGCGCCGACCTCGTCGTCGCCGGCGGCGGCGCGATGGGCTCCGCCACCGCGTGGTGGGCCGCCCGCGCCGGGCGGTCCGTCGTCCTCCTCGAACGCCACGAGGGCCACCACGTGCACGGCTCCTCGCACGGGCGGTCCCGCATCTTCCGGCTCGCGTACGCGGACCCGGTGTTCGTGGCGCTGGCCCGCGAGGCGTTCGGCCTGTGGCGGGCGCTGGAGGAGGAGTCGGGGACGGCGCTGCTCGACGTCACCGGCGGCGTCGACCACGGCGACCTGCGGCTCGTCGCCGACGTCGCGTCCGCGCTCGGCGGCGCGGACGTGCCGTTCTCCGTCCTCTCCCCCGCCGAGGCGGCCCGGCGGTGGCCGGGGCTGCGGTGCGAGGGGGACGTCGTCGTCCAGCCGGACGCCGGCCGGCTCGACGCCGACGCGGCCGTGACGACGTTGCACGCGGAGGCGGCCCGGCACGGCGCGGACGTGCGGTTCTCGACCACCGTGCTCGGGGTGCGCGAGACCGCGTACGGCGCCGTCGTGTCGACCGACGCCGGCGAGGTCGAGGCGCGCGCCGTCGTCGTCGCCGCGGGCGCGTGGCTGCCCGGGCTGCTCCGCGACCTGCCGCGCGACGTCACCCGGGACCTGCCGCCGTTCCGCGTCACCCAGGAGCAGCCGGTCTACCTGCCGTCGGACGAGGCGTGGCCGTCGTTCGTCCACCACCGGTCCGGCGGGCAGGTCCTCATGTACGGCCTCGGCGCGCCCGGCGAGGGCGTCAAGGTCGGCGAGCACGGCAGCGGCCGCGTCGTCGACCCCGCCGCGCGGCTGCCCGTCGACCCGGATGCGGTCGCCCGCGTCGAGGCGTACGCCGCCGAGTGGCTGCCCGGCGCCACGCCGGTCGCCACCCGCGCCGACTCCTGCCTCTACACGACCACGCCCGACGAGTCGTTCGTCCTCCGGCGCACCGGACCGGTCACGATCTGCTCGCCGTGCTCCGGGCACGGCTTCAAGTTCGTGCCCGCGATCGGGAAGCACACGTTCGGCCTGGTCTCAGGCTGA